A genome region from Oncorhynchus gorbuscha isolate QuinsamMale2020 ecotype Even-year linkage group LG26, OgorEven_v1.0, whole genome shotgun sequence includes the following:
- the LOC124015425 gene encoding uncharacterized protein LOC124015425 has translation MEGCSKMSVMELCETDDLATSLVLDPLLGFSTHKMNVSPPPEVRRWGYLKETLLRFQRTHDLQATFEALTVGDWACGYFTGLGTHRLELLKQHVYRYLCAFLLDSGVQIESCDRYSSETNGAKITSTKHWFVGERMEVLLGCIAELSPADSAVLRAGVNDFSVMYSTRKRCAQLWLGPAAFINHDCRPNCKFVPGDKNGGCVKVVRPIAPGEEITCYYGDSFFGEDNEMCECCTCERKGEGHFRHRERQPGCDDFNDLSGQKYRLRDTDLRLNRGKAPCPPTFRPTFTFSNSAIPSRNSFTQQMKRNALMMSRKTKRLKQEGQRRISGMKQQQLIMPSLSEVVLRDLRVRVRRHTFNFLLSCKDPTSKERALLHQLEHVETKDKWRKEQAALCCTTKENDKIEKSSNTCELNLKPFTLHPSLSSQQNAGSAACGQILGGKPLRVVEKVSVQTRISSRTRSMIRNCHTRQSVSRAKKNNKIICKRIELTKPICRKSNSASPQKHMDSCSGKDATHNVIKDINGTNCITIENNTSSNNNDVAYISNRTYTGGGGPKGSKAQDADQKPVDLKVEIKTIGESGTDGTLVASKPSGKRVEVCQSALDKAKKPGNHQKPISTPLVTTTPSTISLSSPSLDHVPVMSGLKQVTVSLIRVSVPGSVAEERACPGLEGKGIVRRESSVPVQAEQMARSATQGGEADTRVSRSQQKSMEEAGRELLDAEGLKGQDDHCKRDTQPQCQPIDHPPTSHHAPTSSHSLSTPVSDRKPKRLRLVVTDGLVDLDLQYTD, from the exons ATGGAAGGATGCAGTAAAATGAGTGTGATGGAGCTGTGTGAGACGGATGATCTGGCCACCAGCTTGGTGCTGGACCCCTTGCTGGGGTTCAGCACCCATAAAATGAACGTCAG TCCCCCCCCAGAGGTCCGTCGTTGGGGCTACCTCAAAGAGACTCTGCTACGCTTCCAACGCACACATGATTTACAGGCCACCTTTGAGGCCCTCACAGTGGGAGACTGGGCCTGTGGCTACTTCACTGGACTGGGAACACACCGTCTGGAACTACTGAAACAGCAT GTGTATCGCTACCTCTGTGCCTTCCTGTTGGATAGTGGTGTCCAGATTGAGTCATGTGACCGATACTCTTCAGAAACCAACGGAGCAAAGATAACCTCTACCAAGCACTG GTTTGTAGGTGAGCGGATGGAGGTTCTGTTGGGTTGTATAGCCGAGCTGAGTCCAGCAGACAGTGCTGTTCTGAGAGCAGGGGTGAATGACTTTAGTGTGATGTACTCCACTCGTAAGCGCTGTGCACAACTCTGGCTTGGGCCTGCGGCTTTCATCAACCACG ACTGCAGACCAAACTGTAAG ttTGTTCCTGGTGATAAGAATGGAGGCTGTGTAAAAGTGGTGAGGCCCATCGCACCTGGGGAGGAGATCACCTGTTACTATGGCGACAGCTTTTTTGGAGAAGACAATGAAATGTGTGAATGCTGCACCTGTGAGAG AAAAGGAGAGGGTCACTtccgacacagagagaggcagcctGGTTGTGATGACTTTAATGACCTGTCTGGACAGAAGTACCGCCTCAGAGACACAGACCTTCGTCTTAACAGAGGGAAAGCACCCTGTCCTCCTACATTTCgccctacatttacattttcaaATTCAG CTATCCCTTCAAGGAATTCATTTACCCAGCAGATGAAGAGAAATGCTCTGATGATGAGCAGGAAGACCAAAAGGTTGAAACAGGAGGGGCAAAGGAGGATATCAGGAATGAAGCAGCAACAGCTGATAATGCCATCCCTATCAGAGGTGGTGTTGAGGGACCTTCGGGTCCGAGTACGGCGCCACACGTTCAACTTCTTGTTGAGCTGCAAGGACCCCACCAGCAAAGAGAGGGCCTTACTGCACCAGCTTGAACATGTGGAGACAAAAGACAAGTGGAGGAAGGAACAAGCTGCTCTCTGCTGTACAACCAAAGAGAATGACAAAATAGAGAAGAGCAGCAATACTTGTGAGTTAAACCTGAAGCCTTTCACTCTTCACCCTTCCTTGTCTTCTCAACAGAATGCTGGATCAGCAGCTTGTGGACAGATACTAGGTGGAAAGCCCCTTcgagtggtggaaaaagtatctgTCCAGACAAGGATCTCTTCCAGAACAAGGAGCATGATCAGAAACTGTCACACACGCCAGTCTGTTTCCAGAGCCAAGAAGAACAACAAAATCATTTGCAAGCGCATTGAACTCACCAAACCCATTTGCAGAAAAAGCAACAGCGCAAGTCCTCAGAAACACATGGATAGCTGTAGTGGAAAAGATGCCACGCACAATGTTATCAAAGATATTAATGGAACCAATTGCATAACCATCGAAAATAACACCAGCAGCAACAACAATGATGTGGCATACATCAGCAACAGAACATACACTGGTGGAGGCGGGCCCAAAGGCAGCAAGGCTCAGGATGCAGATCAGAAACCAGTGGATCTGAAAGTGGAAATCAAAACCATTGGAGAATCGGGGACTGATGGGACACTTGTGGCGAGCAAACCCTCTGGTAAAAGAGTTGAAGTTTGCCAAAGTGCTTTGGACAAAGCCAAGAAGCCTGGGAATCACCAGAAACCCATTAGTACTCCCCTTGTCACTACCACCCCTAGCAccatttccctctcttccccctcactTGACCATGTTCCGGTAATGTCAGGACTGAAGCAAGTCACAGTTAGCTTGATAAGAGTGTCTGTGCCGGGAAGTGTAGCAGAAGAAAGGGCCTGTCCAGGATTGGAGGGAAAGGGCATTGTGAGAAGAGAGAGCAGCGTACCAGTGCAAGCAGAACAGATGGCTAGATCAGCTACACAGGGAGGAGAGGCAGACACCAGAGTGTCCAGGTCCCAGCAGAAGTCCATGGAGGAAGCAGGCAGGGAGTTGTTAGACGCTGAAG GGCTTAAAGGCCAGGATGACCACTGCAAGAGGGACACACAACCGCAGTGCCAGCCCATAGACCACCCACCAACATCCCACCATGCTCCCACATCATCCCACTCCTTGAGTACCCCGGTCTCAGACCGTAAGCCCAAAAGACTGAGGCTAGTGGTTACTGATGGGCTAGTGGATCTGGACCTCCAGTATACAGACTGA